One region of Streptomyces leeuwenhoekii genomic DNA includes:
- a CDS encoding tyrosine-protein phosphatase: MTQQVPSTEPELAGVRNFRDVGGLPTVDGRRVRFGVLFRSGHLAHATQEDAAFLSSLGLHTIFDFRNAADQKLEGPDVTLPGVRNVNLPLSDPADGAEFWKMVRDGDLDQLRDILSDGKGAQRMIDSYRAIIKDRTAEHSRVLHALAEDSVPALMHCAAGKDRAGLSVAVTLLALGVEREAIVEDYLKSNAKHRRYKVRRSSTSASAYSPEVMELLDPLFDARAEYLSAAFETIEETWGDVGTYLERGLGLTPQTRERLRERLLD; this comes from the coding sequence GTGACGCAGCAGGTCCCGTCGACCGAACCCGAGCTGGCCGGAGTGCGCAACTTCCGTGACGTGGGCGGACTGCCGACGGTGGACGGGCGGCGGGTACGGTTCGGTGTGCTCTTCCGCAGCGGCCACCTGGCGCACGCGACGCAGGAGGACGCCGCGTTCCTCTCCTCCCTGGGCCTGCACACGATCTTCGACTTCCGCAACGCGGCCGACCAGAAGCTGGAAGGCCCGGACGTCACGCTGCCCGGCGTGCGCAATGTGAACCTTCCGCTCTCCGATCCGGCCGACGGCGCCGAGTTCTGGAAGATGGTCCGCGACGGCGATCTGGACCAGCTCCGGGACATCCTCTCGGACGGCAAGGGCGCCCAGCGGATGATCGACTCCTACCGCGCGATCATCAAGGACCGCACGGCCGAGCACTCCCGCGTGCTGCACGCGCTCGCCGAGGACAGCGTCCCCGCCCTCATGCACTGCGCGGCGGGCAAGGACCGCGCGGGCCTGTCGGTGGCGGTGACGCTGCTGGCCCTCGGCGTCGAGCGCGAGGCGATCGTGGAGGACTACCTGAAGTCGAACGCCAAGCACCGCCGCTACAAGGTCCGCCGCAGCAGTACCTCGGCCTCGGCGTACTCCCCCGAGGTCATGGAGCTGCTCGACCCGCTGTTCGACGCGCGCGCCGAGTACCTGTCGGCCGCCTTCGAGACCATCGAGGAGACCTGGGGCGACGTCGGCA